A region from the Sphingomonas sp. S2-65 genome encodes:
- a CDS encoding family 1 glycosylhydrolase produces MDHLELWGGPECTVNRIGDHFQDQSVLSGHHDREDDLDRMADLGLAAVRYPVLWERISPDDPDQHDWRWSDRRLARLRTLGIRPIAGLCHHGSGPRYTDMLSDSFAPGLARHARAVAERYPWITEWTPVNEPVTTARFSALYGHWYPHTQNERSFWHVLLNQIDAVRLSMQAIRAVIPHAQLIQTDDLGRTFSTTAVRQQAAYDNARRWMSWDLLCGRVTPAHDLWKRLCGLGFEDRLRAIADTPCPPDVIGVNHYLTSDRFLDHRVQRYPAHTRGGNGRQQFADTEAIRVLTPPPPGFIGVLRETWERYNIPIAITEAHNGCTREEQMRWMADAWDAAHRLRAEGVDLRAVTSWALFGSCGWNTLLTRPGVYEPGVWDVSAGSLRETAMVPLLKGLGSDAPKHPVMAGQGWWRRNIRIEHPITRRPAPMREHLLSPKWTDLGNSPPVLIAGATGTLGQAFARYAAHRDIVHVLTSRTELDLADPASIDAALDRTKPWAVINAAGWVRVDDAEDDPAACMAANADGAVRLAEACARRGIPTVGFSSDLVFDGAAGRAYVEADAPAPLGVYGRSKAQAEARIAALPGKHLMVRTAAFFSPHDPHNFPVHVVETLGRGQRFAAASDSIVTPTYVPHLCNAVLDLLIDGADGIWHLANDQALSWAEFAVRVAEATGLDPSLVDAVPGEALGWKAKRPANAALASERGMVMPSFTRALDQFAQTRASRHVTEHRNAA; encoded by the coding sequence GTGGATCATCTAGAACTCTGGGGCGGTCCGGAGTGCACCGTGAACCGCATCGGCGACCACTTCCAAGACCAGTCGGTGCTCAGCGGCCACCATGACCGCGAGGACGATCTCGACCGCATGGCCGATCTCGGCCTCGCCGCGGTCCGCTATCCGGTGCTGTGGGAGCGGATCTCGCCCGACGATCCCGACCAGCACGACTGGCGCTGGAGCGACCGCCGCCTCGCCCGCCTGCGCACCCTCGGCATCCGCCCGATCGCCGGCTTGTGCCACCATGGCAGCGGCCCGCGCTACACCGACATGCTCTCGGACAGCTTCGCCCCGGGCCTCGCCAGGCACGCCCGCGCCGTCGCCGAGCGCTATCCCTGGATCACCGAATGGACCCCGGTCAACGAACCGGTGACCACCGCCCGCTTCTCCGCGCTCTACGGCCATTGGTATCCGCACACTCAGAACGAGCGGTCCTTCTGGCACGTGCTGCTCAACCAGATCGACGCGGTGCGCCTGTCGATGCAGGCGATCCGCGCGGTGATCCCCCACGCCCAGCTGATCCAGACCGACGATCTCGGCCGCACCTTTTCCACCACCGCGGTGCGCCAGCAGGCCGCCTATGACAATGCCCGCCGCTGGATGAGCTGGGACCTGCTGTGCGGCCGCGTCACCCCCGCGCACGATTTGTGGAAGCGGCTGTGCGGGCTGGGGTTTGAGGATCGGCTGCGCGCCATCGCCGACACGCCGTGCCCGCCCGACGTCATCGGCGTGAACCATTACCTCACCAGCGACCGCTTCCTCGATCACCGCGTCCAGCGCTATCCCGCGCACACCCGCGGCGGCAATGGCCGCCAGCAATTCGCCGATACCGAGGCGATCCGCGTCCTCACGCCCCCGCCGCCCGGCTTCATCGGCGTGCTGCGCGAGACCTGGGAGCGCTACAACATCCCGATCGCCATCACCGAAGCGCATAATGGCTGTACCCGCGAGGAGCAGATGCGCTGGATGGCGGACGCCTGGGACGCGGCGCACCGCCTGCGCGCCGAGGGTGTCGATCTGCGCGCTGTGACCAGCTGGGCGCTGTTCGGCAGCTGCGGCTGGAACACCTTGCTCACGCGCCCCGGCGTCTACGAACCCGGCGTGTGGGACGTCAGCGCCGGCAGCCTGCGCGAAACCGCGATGGTCCCGCTGCTCAAGGGGCTGGGCTCCGACGCGCCGAAGCATCCGGTGATGGCCGGCCAGGGCTGGTGGCGCCGCAACATCCGCATCGAACATCCGATAACCCGCCGCCCGGCGCCGATGCGCGAGCATCTGCTGTCCCCCAAATGGACCGACCTCGGCAACTCGCCGCCGGTGCTGATCGCCGGCGCCACCGGCACGCTCGGCCAGGCGTTCGCCCGCTATGCCGCGCACCGCGACATCGTCCACGTCCTCACCAGCCGCACCGAGCTCGACCTGGCCGACCCGGCGAGCATCGATGCCGCGCTCGACCGCACCAAGCCCTGGGCGGTGATCAACGCCGCCGGCTGGGTCCGCGTCGACGACGCCGAGGACGATCCCGCCGCCTGCATGGCCGCCAATGCCGACGGCGCCGTTCGCCTGGCCGAAGCCTGTGCCCGGCGCGGCATCCCCACGGTCGGCTTCTCCAGCGACCTGGTGTTCGACGGCGCCGCCGGCCGCGCTTATGTCGAAGCCGACGCGCCCGCGCCGCTGGGCGTCTATGGCCGCAGCAAGGCGCAGGCCGAGGCCCGCATCGCCGCGCTGCCCGGCAAACATTTGATGGTCCGCACCGCCGCGTTCTTCTCGCCGCACGATCCGCACAACTTCCCGGTGCATGTCGTCGAGACCCTCGGCCGCGGCCAGCGCTTCGCCGCAGCGTCGGATTCGATCGTCACCCCCACTTATGTACCGCATCTCTGCAACGCGGTGCTCGACCTGCTGATCGACGGCGCCGACGGCATCTGGCACCTCGCCAACGACCAAGCGCTCAGCTGGGCCGAGTTCGCGGTGCGCGTCGCCGAAGCGACCGGCCTCGATCCCAGCCTGGTCGACGCGGTCCCGGGCGAAGCGCTGGGCTGGAAGGCCAAGCGCCCGGCCAACGCCGCGCTGGCAAGCGAACGCGGCATGGTCATGCCGTCCTTCACCCGCGCACTCGACCAATTCGCGCAAACCCGAGCGAG
- the glf gene encoding UDP-galactopyranose mutase, which yields MQPSSLPAVPSLSATKGPGTSGTTLICFSHLRWDFVFQRPQHLMTRFARDSRVVFWEEPRTDVAGATQPRLATRVCAQSGVVVAIPEFPVGFDRANETETLKDLLDAFMGREEGPLVRWYYTPMMLPFSEHLAAECVVYDCMDELANFKGAPPELLPLETRLLQQADLVFTGGYSLYEAKRDRHPNIHPFPSSVEVAHFAKARSEGVDPADQRALPRPRFGFYGVVDERMDLPLLAALADARPEYSIVVVGPVVKIAPEDLPQRPNLHYPGGKSYAELPDYLRGWDVALMPFAINEATRFISPTKTPEYLAAGKTVVSTPITDVIRHYGDIDAVKIAGSPEEFIAACDAALELSRTEGAWRTQVDETLAQISWDNTAQGMWELIDGTLIKAEHVQPIVSPTRYPAEHAKHYDVMVVGAGFAGAVMAERLASQSNLKVLVVDRRPHIAGNAFDHLDAAGVLMHQYGPHIFHTNSQEIVDYLSQFTDWRPYEHRVLAQVDGQLVPIPINRTTLNKLYDLDLKTDEEAAAYLASRAEPVAEIKTSADVVVSAVGQELYEKFFRGYTRKQWGMDPSELDKAVTARVPTRTNTDDRYFNDSFQAMPLEGYTKMFERMLDHPNIDLLLGVDYTQVREAYTHDHLVFTGPIDEYFGFRYGKLPYRSLKFEHQTIDQEWFQDVAVVNYPNEKVPYTRITEYKYLTGQTSPKTSITYEYPAAEGDPYYPIPREENQALFKRYEALALAQSDVTFVGRLATYRYYNMDQVVGQALATYRKQFAAKQPAAKTVAASAAATVASSSIAAE from the coding sequence ATGCAGCCATCGAGCCTGCCTGCCGTTCCTTCTCTCAGCGCTACGAAGGGACCCGGCACGTCCGGCACGACGCTGATCTGCTTCAGCCATTTGCGGTGGGACTTCGTGTTTCAGCGCCCGCAGCACCTGATGACGCGCTTCGCCCGCGACAGCCGGGTGGTGTTCTGGGAAGAGCCGCGGACCGACGTGGCCGGCGCCACGCAGCCGCGGCTTGCCACGCGGGTGTGCGCGCAGAGCGGCGTGGTGGTCGCCATTCCCGAATTCCCGGTCGGCTTCGACCGCGCGAACGAGACCGAGACGCTGAAGGACCTGCTCGACGCCTTCATGGGGCGCGAGGAAGGGCCGCTGGTCCGCTGGTACTACACCCCGATGATGCTGCCTTTCTCCGAGCATCTCGCCGCCGAGTGCGTGGTCTATGACTGCATGGACGAGCTGGCGAACTTCAAGGGCGCGCCGCCCGAGCTGCTGCCGCTCGAGACCCGGCTGCTGCAACAGGCCGACCTGGTGTTCACCGGCGGCTACAGCCTGTACGAGGCCAAGCGCGACCGGCACCCGAACATCCACCCCTTCCCCTCCAGCGTCGAAGTCGCGCATTTCGCCAAGGCGCGCAGCGAGGGCGTCGATCCCGCCGACCAGCGCGCGCTGCCGCGGCCGCGCTTCGGCTTCTATGGCGTGGTGGACGAGCGGATGGACCTCCCGCTGCTCGCGGCATTGGCCGACGCGCGCCCCGAATACTCGATCGTCGTAGTCGGGCCGGTGGTGAAGATCGCGCCCGAGGACCTGCCGCAGCGGCCGAACCTCCATTACCCCGGCGGCAAGAGCTATGCCGAGCTGCCCGACTATCTGCGCGGCTGGGACGTGGCGCTGATGCCGTTCGCGATCAACGAGGCGACGCGCTTCATCAGCCCGACCAAGACCCCCGAATATCTCGCCGCCGGCAAGACGGTGGTGTCGACGCCGATCACCGACGTGATCCGCCATTATGGCGACATCGACGCGGTGAAGATCGCCGGATCGCCCGAGGAATTCATCGCGGCGTGCGACGCGGCGCTGGAACTGTCGCGCACCGAGGGCGCGTGGCGGACCCAGGTCGACGAGACGCTGGCCCAGATCTCGTGGGACAATACCGCGCAGGGCATGTGGGAGCTTATCGACGGTACGCTTATCAAGGCCGAGCATGTCCAGCCGATCGTGTCGCCGACGCGCTACCCGGCCGAGCATGCCAAGCATTATGACGTGATGGTCGTCGGCGCGGGCTTTGCCGGCGCAGTGATGGCCGAGCGGCTGGCGTCGCAATCCAACCTGAAGGTGCTGGTGGTCGACCGGCGCCCGCATATCGCCGGCAACGCGTTCGATCACCTGGATGCCGCGGGCGTGCTGATGCACCAATATGGCCCGCACATCTTCCACACCAATTCGCAGGAAATCGTCGACTATCTGTCGCAGTTCACCGACTGGCGGCCCTACGAGCACCGCGTGCTGGCGCAGGTCGACGGGCAGCTGGTGCCGATCCCGATCAACCGGACGACGCTGAACAAGCTGTACGACCTGGACCTCAAGACCGACGAGGAAGCCGCGGCGTACCTCGCCTCCCGCGCGGAACCGGTGGCGGAGATCAAGACCTCGGCCGATGTCGTCGTCTCGGCGGTGGGCCAGGAACTCTATGAGAAGTTCTTCCGCGGCTATACCCGCAAGCAATGGGGCATGGACCCGTCGGAGCTCGACAAGGCAGTGACCGCGCGCGTGCCGACCCGGACCAACACCGACGACCGCTATTTCAACGACAGCTTCCAGGCGATGCCGCTGGAGGGCTATACCAAGATGTTCGAGCGGATGCTCGACCATCCCAATATCGACCTGTTGCTGGGTGTCGACTATACGCAGGTGCGCGAGGCCTATACCCATGATCACCTGGTCTTCACCGGGCCGATCGACGAGTATTTCGGCTTCCGCTATGGCAAGCTGCCCTACCGCTCGCTGAAGTTCGAGCACCAGACGATCGACCAGGAGTGGTTCCAGGACGTCGCGGTGGTGAATTATCCCAACGAAAAGGTGCCGTACACGCGGATCACCGAATACAAGTATCTGACCGGGCAGACCTCGCCCAAGACGAGCATCACCTACGAATATCCGGCGGCGGAGGGTGACCCCTATTACCCGATCCCGCGCGAGGAGAACCAGGCGCTGTTCAAGCGCTACGAGGCGCTGGCGCTGGCGCAGAGCGATGTGACCTTCGTCGGGCGGCTGGCGACGTATCGCTATTACAACATGGACCAAGTGGTCGGGCAGGCGCTGGCGACCTACCGCAAGCAGTTCGCGGCGAAGCAGCCGGCGGCGAAGACGGTCGCGGCTTCGGCAGCGGCGACGGTGGCAAGCAGCTCGATCGCGGCGGAGTAA
- the ung gene encoding uracil-DNA glycosylase — MAEVKLHPSWLDPLRDEFASPYMAALREFLLAEKAAGKRIFPPGSDWFRALDLTPLEQVRVVILGQDPYHGEGQAHGLCFSVQPGTRTPPSLVNIYKELESDLGIPRARHGFLEHWAQQGVLLLNAVLTVEMARAAAHQGRGWERFTDAVIRLVNARPEPVVFMLWGSYAQKKAAFVDSTDRGGRHLVLKAPHPSPLSAHTGFFGSRHFSKANAFLESHGQKPIDWALPEL, encoded by the coding sequence ATGGCCGAGGTTAAACTGCACCCAAGCTGGCTCGACCCGCTGCGCGACGAATTCGCCAGCCCGTACATGGCCGCGCTGCGCGAATTCCTCCTGGCCGAGAAAGCCGCAGGCAAGCGCATCTTCCCGCCGGGCTCCGACTGGTTCCGCGCGCTAGACCTGACGCCCCTGGAGCAGGTCCGCGTCGTGATCCTCGGCCAGGACCCCTATCACGGCGAAGGCCAGGCGCACGGGCTGTGCTTCTCGGTACAGCCCGGCACGCGTACCCCGCCCAGCCTGGTCAACATCTACAAGGAGCTGGAAAGCGACCTCGGCATCCCCCGCGCGCGCCACGGCTTCCTCGAACATTGGGCGCAACAGGGCGTGCTCCTGCTCAACGCCGTCCTCACCGTCGAAATGGCCCGCGCCGCCGCGCACCAGGGCCGCGGCTGGGAGCGCTTCACCGACGCCGTGATCCGCCTGGTCAACGCCCGGCCCGAACCCGTCGTGTTCATGCTTTGGGGCAGCTACGCGCAGAAAAAGGCGGCGTTCGTCGACTCCACCGACCGCGGCGGCCGCCACCTGGTGCTCAAGGCTCCACACCCCTCGCCGCTATCGGCGCACACCGGCTTCTTCGGCTCCAGGCATTTTTCGAAGGCCAACGCCTTTCTGGAAAGCCACGGCCAAAAACCCATCGACTGGGCGCTGCCGGAACTCTGA
- a CDS encoding aspartate kinase, with amino-acid sequence MARIVMKFGGTSMAGIERIRSVAARVKREWDAGNEVAVVVSAMAGDTDRLVGFCREASSLYDPKEYDVVVSAGEQITSGLLAIALQAIGVPARSWLGWQLPIRTSDAHASARIEDIDTGALSASLAKREVAVIPGFQGVAQDERISTLGRGGSDTSAVAMAAAMKADRCDIYTDVDGVYTTDPRIVPRARKLKKVTYEEMLELASVGAKVLQTRSVGLAMKENVRVQVLSSFTGEDAPMADTLPGTMIVGEEEIDVERQLITGIAHDKNEAKITLTAVPDKPGAVAAIFGPLADANINVDMIIQNIAHQSSGSASATDVTFTVPSSDLARSIETLNQAKAAIGFQDLTHDTRVAKISVVGVGMRSHAGVAATMFKTLGERGINILAITTSEIKVSVLIEEDYTELAVRVLHTAYGLDAEPDAA; translated from the coding sequence ATGGCCCGTATCGTGATGAAGTTCGGCGGCACCTCCATGGCCGGGATCGAACGCATCCGCAGCGTCGCCGCGCGGGTGAAGCGCGAATGGGACGCGGGCAACGAAGTGGCGGTGGTGGTTTCGGCGATGGCCGGCGACACCGACCGGCTGGTCGGCTTTTGCCGCGAAGCATCGTCGCTGTACGACCCCAAGGAATATGACGTGGTGGTCTCGGCCGGCGAGCAGATCACCAGCGGGCTGCTGGCGATCGCGTTGCAGGCGATCGGAGTGCCGGCGCGGTCGTGGCTCGGCTGGCAATTGCCGATCCGCACCAGCGACGCCCATGCCTCGGCCCGGATCGAGGACATCGACACCGGCGCGCTGAGTGCCAGCCTGGCCAAGCGCGAAGTGGCGGTGATCCCGGGCTTTCAGGGCGTCGCGCAGGACGAGCGGATCTCCACCCTGGGGCGTGGCGGATCGGATACCTCGGCAGTTGCGATGGCGGCGGCGATGAAGGCCGACCGGTGCGACATCTATACCGATGTCGACGGGGTCTATACCACCGATCCGCGGATCGTGCCGCGCGCGCGCAAGCTGAAGAAGGTCACCTACGAAGAAATGCTCGAGCTCGCCAGCGTCGGGGCCAAGGTGCTCCAGACGCGCTCGGTGGGGCTCGCCATGAAGGAAAATGTCCGCGTTCAGGTGCTGTCGTCGTTCACCGGCGAGGACGCGCCGATGGCCGACACATTGCCCGGCACCATGATCGTCGGCGAAGAGGAGATAGACGTGGAACGCCAGCTCATCACCGGCATCGCGCACGACAAGAACGAAGCCAAGATCACGCTGACCGCAGTGCCCGACAAGCCCGGCGCGGTCGCGGCGATCTTCGGCCCGCTCGCCGACGCCAACATCAACGTCGACATGATCATCCAGAACATCGCGCACCAGAGCTCGGGCTCGGCAAGCGCGACCGACGTGACCTTTACGGTGCCGTCGTCGGACCTGGCGCGATCGATCGAGACGCTGAACCAGGCCAAGGCGGCGATCGGCTTCCAGGATCTGACGCACGACACGCGCGTCGCCAAGATCTCGGTGGTGGGTGTCGGCATGCGCAGCCATGCCGGCGTCGCGGCGACGATGTTCAAGACGCTGGGCGAGCGCGGGATCAACATCCTCGCGATCACCACGAGCGAGATCAAGGTGTCGGTGCTGATCGAAGAGGATTACACCGAGCTGGCGGTGCGGGTGCTGCACACCGCTTATGGCCTCGACGCCGAGCCGGACGCCGCCTGA
- a CDS encoding ATP-dependent DNA ligase — MIDAIEPMEAKLVEALPEGDGWQFEPKWDGFRCLVFKKGSEVALHSKSGKPLGRYFPEIVAGIAALKVDQVVLDGELLIPVGPTLSFEALQMRLHPAESRIRKLSAETPARLMLFDCLALEGRMLAEAPLAERRGVLEAFHAAHGNAMLRLSPRTQDGATAQKWLDAAGGALDGVVAKRLEETYRPGERAMLKVKRLRSADCVVGGFRYATKKREVGSLLLGLFDEAGLLHHVGFTSGLAAADRPALTVQLEGLVEAPGFTGDAPGGPSRWSTERSAEWQPLRTELVAEVRYDHVSGRRFRHGTGFLRWRPDKAPRQCTMEQLGEEARPAVVEAALAEVG, encoded by the coding sequence ATGATCGACGCGATCGAACCGATGGAAGCCAAGCTGGTCGAGGCGCTGCCCGAGGGCGATGGCTGGCAGTTCGAACCCAAATGGGACGGCTTTCGCTGCCTGGTGTTCAAGAAGGGCAGCGAGGTCGCGCTGCACTCCAAGTCGGGCAAGCCGTTGGGGCGCTATTTCCCCGAAATCGTCGCGGGCATTGCGGCGCTGAAAGTCGACCAGGTGGTGCTCGACGGCGAGTTGCTGATCCCGGTCGGCCCGACACTGTCGTTCGAGGCGCTACAGATGCGGCTGCACCCGGCCGAAAGCCGCATCCGCAAATTGTCGGCCGAGACGCCGGCGCGGCTGATGCTGTTCGACTGCCTGGCGCTGGAGGGGCGGATGCTGGCCGAAGCGCCCCTGGCCGAACGGCGCGGTGTGCTCGAAGCGTTTCATGCCGCGCATGGCAACGCGATGCTGCGCCTGTCGCCGCGGACGCAGGACGGCGCGACGGCGCAGAAATGGCTGGATGCCGCGGGCGGAGCGCTGGACGGTGTCGTCGCCAAGCGGCTGGAGGAGACGTACCGGCCAGGCGAGCGGGCGATGCTGAAGGTCAAGCGGCTGCGCAGCGCCGACTGCGTGGTGGGTGGCTTCCGCTATGCCACCAAGAAACGCGAGGTGGGATCGCTGCTGCTCGGGCTGTTCGACGAGGCCGGGCTGCTGCACCATGTCGGCTTCACCTCGGGGCTCGCCGCGGCGGACCGGCCGGCGCTGACGGTGCAACTGGAAGGGTTGGTGGAGGCGCCGGGGTTCACCGGCGATGCCCCGGGCGGGCCGAGCCGCTGGTCGACCGAGCGATCGGCGGAGTGGCAGCCGCTGCGCACCGAACTGGTGGCGGAGGTGCGGTACGACCATGTCAGCGGGCGGCGGTTCCGGCACGGCACCGGGTTCCTGCGCTGGCGGCCGGACAAGGCGCCGCGGCAATGCACGATGGAGCAATTGGGCGAGGAAGCGCGGCCGGCGGTGGTGGAGGCTGCGCTGGCGGAGGTGGGGTGA
- the ubiG gene encoding bifunctional 2-polyprenyl-6-hydroxyphenol methylase/3-demethylubiquinol 3-O-methyltransferase UbiG → MANATQATIDPREAAHFGKLAADWWNPRGSSAMLHRLNPARLTFIRDAANAHWDLDPAGFTPLAGKTAIDVGCGAGLLAEPLARLGATVTGLDAAPENIGAAQAHAAATGLPIEYLACGIEDLHDRRFDLVTSMEVIEHVTNPAAFVAGLANALAPGGLLILSTPNRTALSRLAMITFGEGTGAIPKGTHDWNQFLAPDELIALLEAAGLRVTARTGLTFSPARGFVTAADETLNYLLSAVRA, encoded by the coding sequence ATGGCCAACGCAACTCAAGCAACGATTGACCCCCGCGAAGCTGCGCATTTCGGCAAGCTGGCCGCGGATTGGTGGAACCCGCGCGGTTCCTCGGCGATGCTCCACCGGCTCAACCCCGCGCGGCTCACCTTCATCCGCGACGCGGCGAACGCGCATTGGGACCTCGATCCCGCCGGCTTCACCCCGCTCGCCGGCAAGACCGCGATCGACGTCGGCTGCGGCGCCGGCCTGCTCGCAGAGCCGCTCGCCCGGCTCGGCGCAACCGTCACCGGCCTCGACGCCGCGCCCGAGAATATCGGCGCCGCCCAGGCCCATGCCGCCGCCACCGGCCTTCCGATCGAGTATCTCGCCTGCGGGATCGAGGATCTGCACGACCGCCGGTTCGATCTCGTCACGTCGATGGAAGTAATCGAGCATGTGACGAACCCGGCCGCCTTCGTCGCCGGCCTCGCGAACGCGCTGGCGCCAGGCGGCCTGCTGATCCTCTCCACCCCCAATCGCACGGCGCTCTCGCGCCTGGCGATGATCACCTTCGGCGAAGGCACCGGCGCCATCCCCAAGGGCACGCACGACTGGAACCAGTTCCTCGCCCCCGACGAACTGATCGCATTGCTCGAAGCCGCCGGGCTGCGCGTCACCGCGCGCACCGGACTGACCTTCTCGCCCGCGCGCGGCTTCGTCACCGCCGCGGACGAGACGCTCAACTATCTGCTGAGCGCCGTCCGCGCCTGA
- a CDS encoding tRNA-binding protein: protein MHMSHDADAPAAETIGFDQFLAVDIRVGTIVEALPFPEARKPAFKLVIDFGPAIGRKRSSAQITEHYRLEELVGTQVAAVVNFPPRQIGKVMSEVLTLGFPDADGKVVLVRPSVPVPNGGRLF, encoded by the coding sequence ATGCACATGAGCCATGACGCCGATGCGCCCGCTGCCGAGACGATCGGCTTCGACCAGTTCCTTGCCGTCGACATCCGCGTCGGCACGATCGTCGAGGCGCTGCCCTTTCCCGAAGCGCGCAAGCCTGCCTTCAAGCTGGTGATCGATTTCGGGCCGGCGATCGGGCGCAAGCGATCCTCGGCGCAGATCACCGAGCATTACCGGCTCGAGGAACTGGTCGGCACGCAGGTTGCCGCGGTGGTGAACTTTCCGCCGCGCCAGATCGGAAAAGTTATGTCCGAAGTGCTCACGCTCGGCTTTCCCGATGCCGACGGCAAGGTGGTGCTGGTGCGCCCGTCGGTGCCGGTGCCGAACGGCGGACGCCTGTTCTGA